Below is a genomic region from Ferribacterium limneticum.
GGCGAACCGGCGCCGGTGATTTCGACGTTCTCCGGCAACACGACCGGCAGTTGCTCGTCCGGCACCGGCACATCGCCGCAGGTCTTGCAGTGGATGATCGGGATCGGGCAGCCCCAGTAACGCTGGCGGGAAATGCCCCAGTCGCGCAGGCGGAACTGCACCTTCTTGTCGCCCAGACCCTGGGCGGCGAGGTCGGCGGCGATGGCGTCGACGGCGGCTTCGTAGCCGAGGCCGTCGTATTTGCCGGAATTGACCAGTACGCCGCGCTGCTTGTCGGCGTACCACTCGGCCCAGGCTTCGTGGCTGAACGCCGTTTCGCCGTCGACCGCGACGACCTGCTTGATCGGCAGGCTGTATTTCAGGGCAAAAGCGAAATCACGCTCGTCGTGGGCCGGCACGGCCATCACGGCGCCGTCGCCGTAGCTCATCAGCACGTAGTTGCCGACCCAGACTTCGACCTGTTCGCCGGTCAGCGGATGGGTGACGAAGATGCCGGTTGGCATGCCCTTCTTTTCCATCGTGGCGATGTCGGCTTCGGCAACGCCGCCCTTCTTGCATTCCTCAATAAAGGCGGCCAGTTCAGGGTTGTTGGCGGCAGCGCGGGTGGCCAGCGGATGTTCGGCGGCGACGGCGACGAAGGTGACGCCCATGATGGTGTCGGCGCGGGTGGTGAATACCCACAGCTTTTCGTCGGCATTGTCGGCGAGCGGGAAGGCGAAGCGCACGCCGGTGCTCTTGCCGATCCAGTTTTTCTGCATCAGACGGACCTGTTCCGGCCAGCCCGGCAGGTTGTCGAGTTCGCTCAGCAGTTCTTCTGCGTAAGCGGTGATCTTCATGTAATACATGGGGATCTCGCGCTTCTCGATGAGTGCCCCGGAACGCCAGCCGCGGCCGTCAATGACCTGCTCGTTGGCGAGCACGGTGTGATCTACGGGGTCCCAGTTCACCGTGCCGAGTTTCTTGTAAACCAGGCCTTTTTCGTAAAGGCGGGTGAACAGCCACTGCTCCCAGCGGTAGTACTCGGGCGTGCAGGTGGCGAATTCGCGTTCCCAGTCGATGGCGAAGCCGAGCGACTGCAACTGCTTCCGCATGTAGTCGATGTTGGAATAGGTCCAGCCCGCCGGCGGTACATTATTTTGCAGTGCAGCATTTTCGGCCGGCATGCCGAAGGCGTCCCAGCCCATCGGTTGCAGGACATTGAAGCCCTGCATCTTGTGGAAACGGGAAAGCACGTCGCCGATGGTGTAGTTGCGGACATGGCCCATGTGCAGTTTCCCGGATGGATACGGGAACATCGACAGGCAGTAGTACTTGGGTTTGGTGGCGTCTTCGACGGCGCGCGCGGCGCCGGTCTTGTTCCAGTGGTCCTGGGCGGCGCGCTCGATGTCGGCCGGGGTGTATTTGTCCTGCATGGGCATGGCGGGGTTCATTCGCTGAAAATCGGAGAGTAACCGCGAATTATACCGGTTGATCCCGACTCGTCGGCGATGAGGGCGAGGCAGGTCTGGCGCCCTTGGTTTTTAGCCGTTTTTTGTGTCGACCGCAGCACGGTCGAAAACTTTTCCCTGGCGATAGAAAGTGACCGGGTGGGGCTGGCGCGGAGCCTGCACGCTCCGCATCAGCGGGGAATCAACTTAACGTCGCCCGGTCACGCCGCTTTTTTTTGCTGGTAGATGCCTTCCCAGGTGTTCTGCCAGTAACGGTAGGCATTCTGGGTGGCTGCCAGTGAGAGCAGGGACATCCGGGACTGGTGGCGCCACATCCAGGAAAGCTGTGGAGCGGGGGCCAGGTTGTAGGATTGAACGTTGCCGACTTCGTCTTCGACGATGGCCAGGAAACGATCGATGGCCAGACCCCAGTAGGCGGAGCCTTCGGTTTTGCCGGTGAGGTACTCGGCTTCGCTGACGGCGCGGCGCCACAACTTGAGCGCGAGTTCGTCGCTGATACCGGCCTTGCGGGCGATCCAGGGCAGGATCTTCGGTGGATTCATGCTGTTCATGCTGGTTCTCCTTTACTACGTGTAGCGGTAGCTACTGCTGTTAAGACTGCCTTGTGGGCTAATAGTTTTGTGCACTGCAATATTTTTAAGGCAAGTATACGTGTGCACTCGGCTCTCGACTGTGAAAAAATGCACGCAATTGTAGTTTTCGTTGTACAAACGCAACTAATTGGTCCGACCAATTAGCCGGGTCCTGCCCGGTTTTCCCTAGAGACTTCATGTCCGATCTCCTTGCAAATCTGAATTCGCCGCAACTTCAGGCAGTTACGCTGCCGCCCGTCCATGCATTGATTCTCGCCGGGGCGGGGAGTGGTAAGACCCGGGTGCTGACTACACGCATTGCTTGGCTCATGTCGACCGGCCAGGTCGGGCCGCACGGCGTGCTGGCGGTGACCTTCACCAACAAGGCGGCCAAGGAGATGACGGCGCGGCTGTCGTCACTGGTGCCGATCAATACGCGCGGCATGTGGATCGGTACTTTCCACGGCCTGTGCAACCGCTTGCTGCGGGCGCATTACCGCGAGGCCGGGTTGCCGCAGACCTTCCAGATCCTCGATTCGGCCGACCAGCTGGCGATGGTCAAGCGGCTGCTCAAGAACCTGAATGTCGATGACGAGAAGTATCCGCCGCGCGAACTGTGCCACTTCATCAATGCCCATAAAGAGCAGGGTGTGCGGGCGGCGCAGGCCGAGGTTTACGACAATTACACGCAAAAACGCGTCGAGTTGTACGCCGAATATGAAACCCAGTGCAACCGCGAAGGCGTCGTCGACTTTGCCGAACTGCTCTTGCGCTGCTACGAATTGCTGCAGCGCAACGAACCTTTGCGCAAACACTACCAGGATCGCTTCCGTTACATCCTGGTCGACGAGGTGCAGGACACCAACAAGCTCCAGTACGCCTGGCTGAAACTGCTGGCTGGCGGTGGCGCCGTGGTCTTTGCTGTCGGCGATGACGACCAGAGCATCTATGCCTTCCGCGGCGCAGAAGTCGGCAACATGCGCGATTTCGAGCGTGATTACGCTGGCGACAATGTGATTCGCCTCGAACAGAACTACCGTTCGCACGGCAATATCCTGGCGGCGGCCAATGCCATCATCAAGAACAACCGCGAGCGTCTGGGCAAGAATTTGTGGACGGACGCCGGCGAAGGCGAGCCGATCCGTGCCTTCGAGGCTTATTCCGATCTCGACGAGGCGCGTTTCGTCGTCGAGGAAATCCGCGAACTGGTCCGTGACGGCATCTCGCCGACGCAGATCGCGCTGCTTTACCGCTCCAACGCCCAGTCGCGCGTGCTCGAAAACGAGTTGTTCACCAAGAACGTGCCGTACAAGGTCTATGGCGGCCTGCGCTTCTTCGAGCGCCAGGAAATCAAGCACGCCCTGGCCTATCTGCGCCTGCTCGGCAATCCGGACGACGACACGGCTTTTCTGCGCGTCGTCAATTTCCCGACCCGCGGCATTGGCGCCCGTTCGCTCGAAAACCTGCAGGCGACGGCGCATCAGACCAATTCGAGCCTGTATAACGCAGCCGCTTCGCTGACCGGCAAGTCCGGCCAGACGGTCGGCGCTTTCATCCGCTTGATCGAACAATTGCGCGTCGAGACGGAAGGTCTGCCGCTGCCGGAAATGGTCGAGCACATCATCGAGAAATCCGGTCTGGCCCAGCATTACCGGACCGACAAGGAAGGCCAGGATCGGCTGGAGAATCTGGACGAACTGATCAACGCCGCCGCCACCTTCATCGACGACGAAGGGGCTATAGGCGAAGGCGGGGCGCTGGTCTCCTTCCTCACCCTGGCTTCGCTGGAAGCCGGCGAACATCAGGCTGGCGAAGGGCAGGAGGCGGTGCAACTGATGTCGGTGCACGCCGCCAAGGGGCTGGAATTCGACGTGGTTTTCATCACCGGCCTGGAGCAGGGCCTGTTCCCGCACGAAAACTCGATCAACGAGGGCAAGGACGGTTTGGAGGAGGAGCGCCGGCTCATGTATGTCGCAGTCACCCGCGCCCGTCAGCGTCTCTATGTGTCGTGTGCGCAGACCCGCATGCTGCACGGCCAGACGCGCTATTGCGTGCCGTCCAGCTTTCTCGATGAAATCCCCGAGCAATTGTTGCTCAAGCTCAACAAGAAGGCGGCGCCGGCGGCGGCTTTTCCGGCTTTCGGCTCGTTCGGTGGCGGTTATGCCGAGCCGGTGGCGTCTGGTGGCCTGCGTATTGGGCAGACAGTCGAGCACGCCAAGTTCGGCATTGGCGTCATCGTGTCCACCGAAGGGCGTGGCGCCGATGCGCGCGTCCAGATCAACTTCGGGGGCAGCGGCATGAAGTGGCTGGCGCTCGAGTACGCCAAGTTGACGCCGGTTTGAGGCAATCCCACGGTCAACTGGAAAATTTGACCAAAATTCAAATCGTCGGACGGTAGATCGCCGGCCGGCACGGTGATAACCTCGTTGTCTCGCAAAAATAAGCAGACAACGAGGAGATCACCATGCCCTACGCCATTCGACTTCATCAAAACGGCGGCCCGGAAGTGCTGTCCTGGGAAGCCATCGATCTGCCGGCGCCGGCCCCCGGCGAAGCGACGGTTCGCCACCACGCCGTCGGCCTCAATTTCATCGACGTCTATCACCGCACCGGCCTCTATCCGGTCACCCTGCCCTCCGGCATTGGCATGGAAGGCGCCGGCGTGGTCGAGGCGGTCGGCGAGGGCGTCAGCGAACTCAAGGTCGGCGACCGCGTCGCTTATGCCGGCGGGCCGCTTGGCGCCTACGCCGAAGTGCGCAATATTCCGGCGCATCGCCTGCTCAAGCTGCCCGACGCCATCTCCTTCGAAACCGGCGCGGCGATGATGCTGCAAGGCCTGACGGCGGCCTACCTGCTACGCAAGACTTATCGTGTGCAAGCCGGCGATGCCGTGCTGATCCAGGCTGCTGCCGGTGGCGTCGGGCTGATCGCCTGCCAGTGGGCGCGGGCGCTCGGCGCGACGGTGATCGGCACCGTCGGCTCGCCGGCCAAGGCTGAGCTGGCCAAGGCACACGGCTGCCATCACGTGATCAACTACAGCACCGAGAATTTCGCCCAGCGTGTGCGCGAAATCACCAACGGCGAAGGCGTCGCCGTGGTTTATGACGGCGTCGGCAAGGACACCTTTGCCGGCTCGCTCGACAGCCTGCGCCCCATGGGCATGATGGTTTCCTTCGGCAATGCCTCCGGCCCGGTGCCGCCGCTCGACCTCATCGTGCTGTCGCAAAAAGGCTCGCTGTTCGTCACCCGTCCGACCTTGATGAACTACACGGCGAAGCGCGAAGATCTTGTCGCGCTGGGCAGCGAGTTGTTCGATGTCGTCGTCTCCGGCCAGGTCAAGATCGAGGTCAACCAGACCTACGCCCTGAAGGACGCCGCCCAGGCGCATTGTGATCTCGAGGCGCGCAAGACCACGGGTTCTACCATCCTGCTGCCATGATGGCCAGGATCAAGGCTGGGCTGCTCTCGCTGCGCGACCTGTTCGCCACCGCCTGGTGGATCGTCCTGCTCGCCGGCATCGGTTTCGCAGTCGCCTACCAGTTCGTCGAACCGGCGCCGCCGACGAAAATTGCCATCAGCACCGGCGCCGAAAGTGGCGCCTATTACCAGTTCGCCAAGCGCTACGCGACCATCCTGGCCAAGAACGGCATCACGCTGGAGGTTCGGACCTCGGCCGGTTCGCTCGAAAATCTGGAGCGTCTGAAAAATGACGAGGTGCAGATCGGCTTCGTCCAGGGCGGCGTCGTGCCGCCCAAAGAAGATCCCGATGCCGTCGACGACTCCGGCCTGCTCTCGCTCGGCAGCGTTTTCTACGAGCCGGTCTGGGTGTTCTATCGCGGCGACAAGGTGCTGACCCGCCTGACCGAACTCAAAGGCAAGCGCATCGCCATCGGCCAGGAAGGCTCGGGGGTGCGACAGCTGGCGCAGCAGTTGCTCGACGCCAACGAAATTCCGGCCGGTAAGCATCTGGTTCCGCTGGCCGGCCTATCGGCGGCTGAAGAGCTGCAGCAGGGGCGGATCGACGCCGCCTTCATCATTGCTGCCGAAACGGCGCCGGTCGTTCAGGTATTGATCCGCTCGCCCGGCGTCAGGCTCATGAGCTTCGCCCAGGACCGCGCCTACCAGCGCCGCTTTCCTTTCCTGACCAAGCTGACCTTTCCGCAGGGCGTCGCCGATCTGGTCCGCGATTTTCCGCCGGAAGACATCAAGGTGCTGGCCCCGACGGCCAATCTGATCGTCCGCGACGACCTCCATCCGGCCTTGCAGGCGCTGCTCCTCCAGGCGGCCAGCGAGGTGCATGGCAAATCCGGCTTCTTCCAGGATGCCGGCGAATTCCCGTCCTACATGGACCAGATGCTGCCGCTGTCGCCCGAAGCAGCGCGCTACTTCAAGACCGGCCCGTCCTTCCTGCAGCGTTACCTGCCGTTCTGGCTGGCTGTCCTGGCCGATCGGCTAATCGTCATGCTGGTGCCGGTCTTCGTCCTGCTCATCCCCTTGCTCAAGGTGGCGCCGGCGCTTTACAACTGGCGGGTGCGCTCCAAGGTTTTCCGGATCTACGGCGAGCTGAAATTTCTCGAAGACGACCTCAAGCTCCATTTCGATCCGGCCAAACTGGCCGACTATCGCAGCCGGCTCGATGCCCTCGACGATGAAGCCAGTGCCCTGCATATTCCGCTCGGCTTCACCGATCTGGCCTATACCTTGCGCGAACACGTCAATCTGGTTCGCCACATCCTCGACAAGAAGGAATCTCAAGCATGAAGGCTTTTCTCGTCGCCAATCCCAAGGGCGGTTCCGGCAAAAGCACGCTCGCGACCAATCTGGCCGGCTATTTCGCCAACCGTGGCGCCGAGGTGATGCTCGGTGATATCGATCGTCAGCAATCGTCGCGCGAATGGCTGGGGATACGCCCGTTCTCCCTGCCCACCATCGATACCTGGGAGGCTGGTGAAGACAAGATATCCCGGCCACCCAAGGGCACCACGCACGTCGTGCTCGACACCCCGGCCGGCCTGCACGGCAAGATGCTCGAGCGCGTGCTCAAGTTGTCGACGCGGGTTATCGTGCCGGTTCAGCCATCGATGTTCGACATGCTGGCGACGCGCCATTTTCTGACCGAACTACTCTCCGAAAAGGCCGTGCGCAAGGGCAAGGCCGACGTCGCCGTGATCGGTATGCGAGTCGATGCGCGGACCCGTGCCGCCGGCGAACTCGAACGCTTCTTCGCCACTTTCGAACTGCCCGTGCTGGCCTACCTGCGTGACACGCAGACCTATGTCCAGGCAACGGCGGCCGGCATGACCATCTTCGACCTGCCGCCCTCGCGCGCCGAGCGCGATCTCGAGCAATGGCAGGCGATCATCAAATGGGTCGACGCCAACTAATCGATTCGACCCGATCTCACGGTCAACCGTAAAAAACGGCCAAAAACGAAATCAGGCCGACTCGGCCTTCGTGTCCAGCCACTGCCCCAGCTTGGCGTAAAGCAGTTCCGGCTTGACCGGCTTGGCAATGAAGTCCGACATGCCCGCCGCCAGGCAGCGCGCCTTGTCTTCGGTGAAGGCATTGGCCGTCATCGCCAGGATGGGCGTCGCCGCGTAGCCGGGTAGGCGGCGAATGGCGGCGGTGGCGGCCAGGCCGTCCATGTTCGGCATCTGCATGTCCATGATGATCAGGTCGTAGCGTTTCTTGCTGGCGCGTTCCAGCGCGACAGCCCCGTCGTCGGCGAC
It encodes:
- the leuS gene encoding leucine--tRNA ligase translates to MQDKYTPADIERAAQDHWNKTGAARAVEDATKPKYYCLSMFPYPSGKLHMGHVRNYTIGDVLSRFHKMQGFNVLQPMGWDAFGMPAENAALQNNVPPAGWTYSNIDYMRKQLQSLGFAIDWEREFATCTPEYYRWEQWLFTRLYEKGLVYKKLGTVNWDPVDHTVLANEQVIDGRGWRSGALIEKREIPMYYMKITAYAEELLSELDNLPGWPEQVRLMQKNWIGKSTGVRFAFPLADNADEKLWVFTTRADTIMGVTFVAVAAEHPLATRAAANNPELAAFIEECKKGGVAEADIATMEKKGMPTGIFVTHPLTGEQVEVWVGNYVLMSYGDGAVMAVPAHDERDFAFALKYSLPIKQVVAVDGETAFSHEAWAEWYADKQRGVLVNSGKYDGLGYEAAVDAIAADLAAQGLGDKKVQFRLRDWGISRQRYWGCPIPIIHCKTCGDVPVPDEQLPVVLPENVEITGAGSPLAKMPEFYECKCPKCGGDARRETDTMDTFFESSWYFLRYACPDNTTAMVDERVAYWCKGGIDQYIGGIEHAILHLLYSRFFTKLMRDVGLIGDLGEPFANLLTQGMVVAPTFYRDLDGGKKLWINPADVDVVTDERGRPTGATLKADGLPVVIGGTEKMSKSKNNGVDPQALIDQYGADTARLFIMFASPPDQSLEWSDAGVEGAYRFLRRLWKTTYDHVQAGLVDSSFEQNSLSTVQADLRRKLHQTMGKVADDYGRRKQFNTAIAAVMELLNAYDKTDLSDATGRKLSQETLESIALLLFPIVPHIGQALYAELKPGEDAGVQTFPKADPAALKQDEIELMVQVNGKLRGSIRVSAEADKASIEAAALASEGAVKFMEGKPAMKVVVVPGRLVNIVV
- a CDS encoding UvrD-helicase domain-containing protein; this translates as MSDLLANLNSPQLQAVTLPPVHALILAGAGSGKTRVLTTRIAWLMSTGQVGPHGVLAVTFTNKAAKEMTARLSSLVPINTRGMWIGTFHGLCNRLLRAHYREAGLPQTFQILDSADQLAMVKRLLKNLNVDDEKYPPRELCHFINAHKEQGVRAAQAEVYDNYTQKRVELYAEYETQCNREGVVDFAELLLRCYELLQRNEPLRKHYQDRFRYILVDEVQDTNKLQYAWLKLLAGGGAVVFAVGDDDQSIYAFRGAEVGNMRDFERDYAGDNVIRLEQNYRSHGNILAAANAIIKNNRERLGKNLWTDAGEGEPIRAFEAYSDLDEARFVVEEIRELVRDGISPTQIALLYRSNAQSRVLENELFTKNVPYKVYGGLRFFERQEIKHALAYLRLLGNPDDDTAFLRVVNFPTRGIGARSLENLQATAHQTNSSLYNAAASLTGKSGQTVGAFIRLIEQLRVETEGLPLPEMVEHIIEKSGLAQHYRTDKEGQDRLENLDELINAAATFIDDEGAIGEGGALVSFLTLASLEAGEHQAGEGQEAVQLMSVHAAKGLEFDVVFITGLEQGLFPHENSINEGKDGLEEERRLMYVAVTRARQRLYVSCAQTRMLHGQTRYCVPSSFLDEIPEQLLLKLNKKAAPAAAFPAFGSFGGGYAEPVASGGLRIGQTVEHAKFGIGVIVSTEGRGADARVQINFGGSGMKWLALEYAKLTPV
- a CDS encoding TAXI family TRAP transporter solute-binding subunit — encoded protein: MMARIKAGLLSLRDLFATAWWIVLLAGIGFAVAYQFVEPAPPTKIAISTGAESGAYYQFAKRYATILAKNGITLEVRTSAGSLENLERLKNDEVQIGFVQGGVVPPKEDPDAVDDSGLLSLGSVFYEPVWVFYRGDKVLTRLTELKGKRIAIGQEGSGVRQLAQQLLDANEIPAGKHLVPLAGLSAAEELQQGRIDAAFIIAAETAPVVQVLIRSPGVRLMSFAQDRAYQRRFPFLTKLTFPQGVADLVRDFPPEDIKVLAPTANLIVRDDLHPALQALLLQAASEVHGKSGFFQDAGEFPSYMDQMLPLSPEAARYFKTGPSFLQRYLPFWLAVLADRLIVMLVPVFVLLIPLLKVAPALYNWRVRSKVFRIYGELKFLEDDLKLHFDPAKLADYRSRLDALDDEASALHIPLGFTDLAYTLREHVNLVRHILDKKESQA
- a CDS encoding quinone oxidoreductase family protein, producing the protein MPYAIRLHQNGGPEVLSWEAIDLPAPAPGEATVRHHAVGLNFIDVYHRTGLYPVTLPSGIGMEGAGVVEAVGEGVSELKVGDRVAYAGGPLGAYAEVRNIPAHRLLKLPDAISFETGAAMMLQGLTAAYLLRKTYRVQAGDAVLIQAAAGGVGLIACQWARALGATVIGTVGSPAKAELAKAHGCHHVINYSTENFAQRVREITNGEGVAVVYDGVGKDTFAGSLDSLRPMGMMVSFGNASGPVPPLDLIVLSQKGSLFVTRPTLMNYTAKREDLVALGSELFDVVVSGQVKIEVNQTYALKDAAQAHCDLEARKTTGSTILLP
- a CDS encoding ParA family protein, which gives rise to MKAFLVANPKGGSGKSTLATNLAGYFANRGAEVMLGDIDRQQSSREWLGIRPFSLPTIDTWEAGEDKISRPPKGTTHVVLDTPAGLHGKMLERVLKLSTRVIVPVQPSMFDMLATRHFLTELLSEKAVRKGKADVAVIGMRVDARTRAAGELERFFATFELPVLAYLRDTQTYVQATAAGMTIFDLPPSRAERDLEQWQAIIKWVDAN